In a genomic window of Epinephelus lanceolatus isolate andai-2023 chromosome 3, ASM4190304v1, whole genome shotgun sequence:
- the alkbh5 gene encoding RNA demethylase ALKBH5 — translation MAASGYSDLREKLKSMTPHRDEYRNKYADGTSNGSSGKGRKRKFRESDDDEFEHSDDSADHREQEASRVRSSIQQKNIFTLEECALIEEKIDDVVAKAEAGRYREHTVDRAPLRNKYFFGEGYTYGSQLEKRGPGQERLYRKGEVDEIPNWVHELVIKRLVSCGVVPEGFVNSAVINDYQPGGCIVSHVDPLHIFARPIVSVSFFSDSALCFGCRFQFKPIRVSEPVFVLPVRRGSVTVLSGYAADDITHCIRPQDIKERRAVIILRKTRPDAPRLDSTSPLSSSFIERPPPLKAKRSHRKADPDAAHRPRVLEMDKEENRHPSHSRHRRHSISSENYWRRGQDSDKHRESSGRKVKMRRH, via the exons ATGGCAGCCAGCGGATACTCTGACCTGAGGGAGAAGCTGAAGTCCATGACTCCACACAGAGACGAGTACAGGAATAAATACGCGGACGGGACAAGTAACGGCAGCAGCGGAAAAGGACGGAAGCGCAAGTTCAGAGAGTCCGACGACGATGAGTTTGAGCACAGCGATGACAGCGCGGACCACAGGGAGCAGGAGGCCAGCCGGGTGAGGAGCAGCATCCAGCAGAAGAACATCTTCACACTGGAGGAGTGCGCCCTCATCGAGGAGAAGATCGACGACGTGGTTGCCAAAGCAGAGGCTGGACGTTACCGTGAGCACACCGTGGACAGGGCGCCCCTCCGTAACAAGTACTTCTTCGGGGAGGGCTACACGTATGGGTCCCAGCTGGAGAAGCGTGGGCCGGGCCAGGAGAGGCTGTACCGCAAAGGGGAAGTGGATGAGATCCCTAACTGGGTGCACGAGCTGGTGATCAAGCGTCTTGTGTCTTGTGGAGTGGTCCCAGAAGGGTTTGTCAACAGTGCAGTCATCAATGATTATCAACCAGGTGGCTGCATTGTGTCACATGTAGATCCCCTGCACATCTTTGCACGCCCCATCGTCTCAGTGTCCTTCTTCAGTGACAGCGCGCTCTGCTTCGGCTGCCGCTTCCAGTTCAAGCCCATCCGGGTGTCAGAGCCTGTGTTTGTCCTGCCTGTGAGGAGAGGGAGTgtcacagtgctcag TGGCTACGCAGCTGATGACATTACCCACTGTATCCGGCCTCAAGACATCAAGGAGCGGCGTGCAGTTATCATCCTCAGAAA GACCAGACCTGATGCTCCTCGACTTGACTCTACCAGCCCTTTAAGCTCTTCTTTCATTGAGAGACCCCCTCCGCTGAAAGCCAAGCGCTCTCATCGGAAAGCAGACCCTGATGCTGCTCACAG GCCGAGGGTACTAGAGATGGATAAAGAGGAGAACAGACATCCGTCACACTCTCGTCATCGTCGTCACAGCATCAGCTCAGAGAACTACTGGAGACGCGGTCAAGACTCCGACAAACACCGGGAGAGTTCAGGACGCAAAGTCAAAATGAGACGCCACTGA